The following proteins come from a genomic window of Actinomycetota bacterium:
- a CDS encoding DUF3754 domain-containing protein: MATEATGEKQAGGDGMAAGQRFIPVRQSDLVDLLADNGRLPPGDQDAFRPLADLLDATVHFEFRTRLEALKDAYAPFRHDPDTRIIHDYDQAQLADARRQLVNGLVELLEDANFERIEIDEIHQAFEEESLLSVRVEVDFDDLDEVLIYRRGENVREQQVESWGGLRKRTVTFTNYEKVLVFVTFKDAAHFGHRETDADALPFDPGSTVIKLFQDVPRADIEMLLPNTEVKMRRVDKFMIGVPAVVSGIVIAATRLATTVGLILLMVGFWLGFRDEPVELDQSTLLALGAGLGTLGSYLIRQFTKYKARQMEFMKTLSDNLYFRNLDNDAGVFFNLLDAAEEEEVKEALLGWYFLRTADGPRSREELDQAVEAWFADELGIRFDFEVRDGVGELHRLGLLEGDDDALTAVAATEALRRLDARWDQLFEHSSRTSR; encoded by the coding sequence GTGGCAACGGAAGCGACGGGCGAGAAGCAGGCGGGCGGCGATGGGATGGCCGCCGGCCAGCGCTTCATCCCCGTCCGCCAGAGCGACCTCGTCGACCTCCTGGCGGACAACGGGCGCCTGCCGCCCGGCGACCAGGACGCGTTCCGCCCCCTCGCGGACCTCCTCGACGCCACCGTCCACTTCGAGTTCCGGACGCGGCTGGAGGCGCTGAAGGACGCGTACGCGCCGTTCCGTCACGATCCCGACACCCGCATCATCCACGACTACGACCAGGCCCAGCTCGCCGACGCGCGACGCCAACTCGTCAACGGGCTCGTGGAACTGCTCGAGGACGCGAACTTCGAGCGCATCGAGATCGACGAGATCCACCAGGCGTTCGAGGAAGAGTCGCTGCTGTCGGTCCGGGTCGAGGTCGACTTCGACGACCTCGACGAGGTGCTGATCTACCGCCGCGGCGAGAACGTGCGTGAGCAGCAGGTCGAGTCCTGGGGCGGTCTGCGCAAGCGGACGGTCACGTTCACGAACTACGAGAAGGTGCTCGTCTTCGTGACCTTCAAGGACGCTGCGCACTTCGGTCACCGCGAGACCGACGCCGATGCATTGCCCTTCGATCCGGGCTCGACCGTGATCAAGCTCTTCCAGGACGTCCCCCGAGCCGACATCGAGATGCTCTTGCCCAACACGGAGGTGAAGATGCGGCGGGTCGACAAGTTCATGATCGGCGTGCCGGCGGTCGTCAGTGGGATCGTCATCGCCGCCACGCGCCTCGCGACCACGGTCGGTCTCATCCTTCTGATGGTCGGGTTCTGGCTCGGCTTCCGCGACGAACCAGTCGAGCTCGACCAGTCCACGCTGCTCGCGCTGGGAGCCGGACTCGGGACGCTCGGCAGCTACCTGATCCGCCAGTTCACGAAGTACAAGGCCCGGCAGATGGAGTTCATGAAGACGCTGTCCGACAATCTGTACTTCCGCAACCTCGACAATGACGCCGGTGTGTTCTTCAACCTCCTCGACGCAGCCGAGGAGGAGGAGGTGAAGGAGGCGTTGCTCGGCTGGTACTTCCTCCGTACGGCCGACGGACCACGGTCCCGGGAAGAGCTCGACCAAGCCGTCGAAGCCTGGTTCGCCGACGAGCTCGGCATCCGGTTCGACTTCGAGGTGCGTGACGGCGTCGGGGAGCTGCATCGACTTGGCCTGCTCGAGGGCGACGACGACGCACTCACGGCGGTCGCTGCAACGGAGGCGCTGCGGCGCCTCGACGCACGCTGGGACCAGCTCTTCGAGCACAGCTCGAGGACGTCCCGCTGA